The following is a genomic window from Struthio camelus isolate bStrCam1 chromosome 17, bStrCam1.hap1, whole genome shotgun sequence.
CACTTGTGATAAATCACACTTCCTCCTCCTTTGATTCAACCCTGATTCCTTGGCTTGTGTCCCCTTAGCAAACTACCAGACAGACTGGGAACTACTTAGCCTCCAAGATCAGCTGCTTTCAGCCCTGGATACTGCAAACAATAAACTGTTAAAGATGGCTTTATATACAGCCAGTATTATGTTTGCTCTGTTTACCTCGTACCAGCTTCCTTGTTTCTTAACATATGCCTTGCCTACTTTGCAGTAGGCTTGCTGCTCTGAATTCTGAGTAGAGCACAGCCTCTCCAGAGCGCACTGTCACAGCACTGTGTAGAGGTGTTGTTAGAGGTAAGGGAGCagacagggagaaaaggaggacttGTGAGCACGCTACCTCCTTGGTCGCTGCAGGGttgttttccactgaaatcagcagagcaTTAGGACAGAGCAGGTATATTCTGACAAACAGCATATGCATCCTGCCAGGAACTAGCCAGAACCAAGTAATTACTTGAAGCAGACAGCAGCCAGATACTAGAGCTCTCCTTCCATGTTACCTTTCTGAGAGCCAGCTCTGATTCCCGATGCTCCAGTACAAGCGTACAGAGTTGTGCTCTTAGCTGCTGAATGTCCTGCTGTAGCTTGGCACACTTGGCCTGGGAAGATCGCAGCTCCTCTTTTTGCTGGTTTTCCCCTTCCTGCGTAATCTGCAGGACACTGATCTTGTAGTTGTTGGCTACATCTTGCAAGGAGTTTTTGAGATTTTTGATCGTATTGTCCTTCCTGTGAATCTAGAACCAGAAAACAGGACAAAGAAATACCATCAAGAAACGGAGGGTAAGGTGAGGTATCAGGGGCAGAAGAAATAAGGCACGTTTGCAAAGATAGAGGTGACCTAAAGGGAGACACTTCCATTCTGGTAGCAAGAGAGACCTGCATTTCGACTGATCTCTGATCTGACCGTTTGTAATAATGACAAGATCTCCAAAGCTAGCAAAGGGAACAGAGTTAGTTAGTTTCCAAGATGCTTTGGAAACCTCTCACAGTTCCTCCGTGAACCTGTGAATAAGGTCAGAGATTGAATGAGCCATGCTGAGACCCACCAGCACTGTAATTTGAGGAAGCTTCCACAGGTGCTGCCCCATCTGAACAGGATCCAAAGTCAGAGCCACTGGAAACAGCCCACTGGCTTCATCAAGTTTGCATTAGGCTCAGAGGGACAGTCCTGGGGACTCAGCTCAGTGGGCTGCCTGCAAAAGAAATACTCATCTGGGACCAGTAAAACAGGTTTATTCATTATGCACTGGACAAGTTGCCAAATGGCACATAACAATCTCAAGTGTCTCAATTCACAGATCTCCAGGGAGTGGAGAGAATTCAGGCCCTTGTCTGCATTAGCACCATTCAGTGCAGTGCAGAACTTTCCTCTCTGACCCCTCTTGctgaaaggagggggaaaaaaaagcatacatataAAACAAGGAATTGCTTGTCAAGAGTTCAGGGCTCAAATTCTGGCTCAGCCCAAGGTCTTGGGCATGTCCATTAGTTTACCTCTGttgctttctttgcaaaaaataaacatatgttATCACACATTAATTATAAATGTTCTAAGGTTGCTAGTATTATAGAGTTGGAAGTCATAGAAATGTTGCTTTTAAGCAAGAGTGAAGGCTGAGtagatattaaaaatgcattttaatactaCTGCATTAATGACAAAATGCTATTGCAGCAATTTGTGCCTGTTCTACATCTCCTTTTTAAACTCGGTGATTTCCAAGGTGATTTAAACTGCCAGTGAGAAGACGATAAAAACATGtgaaatttaagtttaaaaatcaaGCATGCAATAAgccttttaaattatattttgaaatgaagtaaGTGTATTTTACTTTAGGATCTGGTTTACAAACCATTTTTGGAACTTCCTGTCTAGGGTCTGCAAGAAAAGGATTATTTCCTAGTTTACCAAAATTTTGCCTCATTGACCCTTTGTTAGAAAGCATATTCCCACAATATCATACCTTTTCATCTCGAGACTGGGTTGTTGCTGCCAGTTCTGCCTTTAAAGCTGTGAGTGTTTCAGTGTTTTTTGTAATCCGGCGGGAGATGTTTTCCATGAactgaatcttttctttctcttctaagaGACTAGTCAGCAGTCTCTCATGCATGAAATTCCTGAACTCCCTAAAGGCCTTGATAAACGCTTCAGCTGATGACTGCTTTGCACAGACTTCATATTTCAGAGCCTGACAAAGTGAAGGGTTGGCGAGCAAGCGTCTCAGAATATTTCTAACAGAACTTTTCAGATGTTGCTCTAGCAAGCAAAGACAGTCCCTCTGTTCCTCTGCTCTTGACGTGTCCTCTTCTTGAAAGCTGGAGAGTAGGTCCTCCACTTTGCTTGAAAGCTTTTGGTGCTCAATCAGGTCATTTGTGATCGCAGGGCCCAGCATATCAGCAAACCTATCCAGAGAGTCAATAATACAAGGGATCAAACTGCTCAGCTCCAGCTTGACAATCGTCTCATCCAAGACAGATATGATTCTTTGGGTCTCACGAGTATTAAGTTTTGACCGACTTCGATCTAACATCTTCTTGGCATCTAATCCGATCACTTCCTTATTTGGAGTTTGAACGCCTTTTATCAAGGGCTTATTTCTTTGCTTCGTGTCCCGAGATGATCCTTGGAGCACAGTTGGATTCCCTGTTGCCATGGCTTCGGTTAAATAATTCTGAGCTGAGTCTTCTGAGGTCTAGAAGGGACACAAAGAGTAAGACCACAGAGAATGACTCAGTCGAAGTACATCAAGGtccctctgctgcttctgtggcaaattcttcttcctcagattttatctttaaaataaagtttggtGAGAGCATTAGAGAAACAACATTATTTGGGAAAACGTGGGAGTTTCAGATTACACTCTAGTTGTCCCTAGGTCTAGGCACACAATAAGGGCATTGGGGTTTTACATTAGAAGTGATCTCTATCCCAGAGATGCTGTTAAACGTCCAAATGTACCAGAACGCCcatgggaaaggaagaaaactaatAACCTCCCTACTTTGAAGGATGGTGAGGAGAAAGCTCCCAGCTCCTTCTAAGTAGCAGGTGAGATGGAGATCACCGATTGCAGCTCTACAATGTTTACaggtgcatggggggggggggggggggcttgcaGGTCTCTAGGGCCACCTCAGAAGGAAGGGCAGGTTTCCTGGTGGGAAACATGCACCTTCATCAGTtcaggcctggtgctgctggagggaggaagtgcaagagctgATCCCCGCCTGGAGGGGCTGTGCTGGCAAGGACAAGGGCCAGGGGAAGGGACAGTGAGGGGGCAGAGGGCAGCCGCATGTGGGAGGGTGACAGAGAGTCAAGGGTCCTCTGGCTGTGTGTATGGGGGCACGAGTGCCaggggatcccagggatcccccggGCATGGGTCAAGGGGAGATTCagggagcttggggggggggggggaatcccctgTGCGTGGGTTgtgggagtggggtgccaggggtcCCCCAAGTGTGGGTCCAGGCCTGTTGGGGGTCCAGGCCTGAGGGGAGAGATGACCAGGGTGTATCTtggcagggagaagggggaagagggaaggcgggggggggggggggtgaaggccCAGGTATGTGAAGGGCCAGGGTGTATCTTGGGGGGTCAGGACCCGGGGGTGCTGGGGCCCAAGGACCCCGGGGGGCAGAGGCCCGGGGTGTGTTGCAGGGCCTTGGGGGTCGGGGGCACAGAGGCCCCGGGGGGTatcatggcgggggggggggtcgggacgGGGGAGGGGAGGCCCGGGGTCGGGTCCGGGGAGGGgaggcccggggccggcgcggggggtcTCCGGGGCCCTGCGGGCGCTACCCGGGCTCCGCTcggcccgccgccaccgccgctcccggcccgcccggccgccgccggagtCCTCGGGTTGCTAGGCGACcgagcgcggcggggaggggcagGTCCCCTCCGACAGCCTATGGCGCCTGCTCCACTTCAGGGGCCGCAACACCTCGAGCCACTCAGCGTTCTCCCCCGCGCTTGATGGGCAGCGCGACTGTCCAATG
Proteins encoded in this region:
- the IQCD gene encoding dynein regulatory complex protein 10 isoform X1 encodes the protein MATGNPTVLQGSSRDTKQRNKPLIKGVQTPNKEVIGLDAKKMLDRSRSKLNTRETQRIISVLDETIVKLELSSLIPCIIDSLDRFADMLGPAITNDLIEHQKLSSKVEDLLSSFQEEDTSRAEEQRDCLCLLEQHLKSSVRNILRRLLANPSLCQALKYEVCAKQSSAEAFIKAFREFRNFMHERLLTSLLEEKEKIQFMENISRRITKNTETLTALKAELAATTQSRDEKIHRKDNTIKNLKNSLQDVANNYKISVLQITQEGENQQKEELRSSQAKCAKLQQDIQQLRAQLCTLVLEHRESELALRKKKCKVEMEIEKWIQKYDADMGEKQAEYEELYALYSEEKAQVSLLQEKHAVLIQEYSQIEEERRIRQKKKERDLEELTTMTLAATRIQAFWRGYLVRLFFKSKKKKKKKGGGKKSYI
- the IQCD gene encoding dynein regulatory complex protein 10 isoform X2, which translates into the protein MATGNPTVLQGSSRDTKQRNKPLIKGVQTPNKEVIGLDAKKMLDRSRSKLNTRETQRIISVLDETIVKLELSSLIPCIIDSLDRFADMLGPAITNDLIEHQKLSSKVEDLLSSFQEEDTSRAEEQRDCLCLLEQHLKSSVRNILRRLLANPSLCQALKYEVCAKQSSAEAFIKAFREFRNFMHERLLTSLLEEKEKIQFMENISRRITKNTETLTALKAELAATTQSRDEKIHRKDNTIKNLKNSLQDVANNYKISVLQITQEGENQQKEELRSSQAKCAKLQQDIQQLRAQLCTLVLEHRESELALRKKCKVEMEIEKWIQKYDADMGEKQAEYEELYALYSEEKAQVSLLQEKHAVLIQEYSQIEEERRIRQKKKERDLEELTTMTLAATRIQAFWRGYLVRLFFKSKKKKKKKGGGKKSYI
- the IQCD gene encoding dynein regulatory complex protein 10 isoform X3 — translated: MATGNPTVLQGSSRDTKQRNKPLIKGVQTPNKEVIGLDAKKMLDRSRSKLNTRETQRIISVLDETIVKLELSSLIPCIIDSLDRFADMLGPAITNDLIEHQKLSSKVEDLLSSFQEEDTSRAEEQRDCLCLLEQHLKSSVRNILRRLLANPSLCQALKYEVCAKQSSAEAFIKAFREFRNFMHERLLTSLLEEKEKIQFMENISRRITKNTETLTALKAELAATTQSRDEKIHRKDNTIKNLKNSLQDVANNYKISVLQITQEGENQQKEELRSSQAKCAKLQQDIQQLRAQLCTLVLEHRESELALRKKKCKVEMEIEKWIQKYDADMGEKQVSSLRLSMRSSMLSTLRRRPRCPFCRRNMQCLSRSTPRLRRSAGYVRRRRNGIWRS